From Butyricimonas paravirosa, one genomic window encodes:
- a CDS encoding lipopolysaccharide biosynthesis protein: MAEALKNKAIKGVGWSFADSILGQGMIFLVGLVLARLLTPEDYGLLAYLTILISVSNSLVDSGFSNALIRKKNAEDIDYNTTFITNLCVSIVVVVLLYFTAPGISLFFERMELISLIRVMSTVLIINSFSLIQKTRLTKNVDFKTQTKASLISSMVSGLIGIGMALYGFGVWCLVGQQLSRQFLDTLFLWIFTKWYPKIQFSMKSFKELFGFGWKLLVSGLINTIWNETYQLVIGKCYTPATLGQYTRAHQFSSISSSNLTSIVQRVSYPILSELQDDRERLKAGYKRVIKVTMLVAFVLMLGLAAIAEPMIVSLIGEQWLPAVPMLQIVCFSMMLYPLHAINLNMLQVQGRSDLFLKLEIIKKIVAVGPLLLGIFVGIYWMLIGSVMTGFFAYYLNARYSGPFLKYSITEQIKDILPSFGVALTMALVVYVISYINISAMWLLLIQITVGALITFVLCELFKLEEYVEIKSIALSMLSKLRK; the protein is encoded by the coding sequence ATGGCGGAAGCGTTAAAAAATAAAGCTATAAAAGGTGTCGGGTGGAGTTTTGCTGACAGCATATTGGGGCAGGGCATGATCTTTCTTGTGGGATTGGTTCTTGCAAGATTACTTACCCCGGAAGATTATGGGTTGCTGGCATATCTTACGATTTTGATATCGGTATCGAATAGTTTAGTCGATAGTGGTTTCTCGAATGCTCTTATAAGGAAAAAGAATGCAGAAGATATAGACTATAATACGACATTCATCACAAATTTATGTGTCAGTATTGTGGTAGTCGTATTATTATATTTTACAGCTCCTGGCATATCGCTTTTTTTCGAACGCATGGAACTTATTTCTCTGATTAGGGTGATGAGTACTGTGTTGATTATCAATTCTTTTTCCTTAATACAGAAAACAAGACTGACAAAAAATGTAGATTTTAAGACCCAAACCAAAGCATCCTTGATATCTTCTATGGTTAGTGGATTAATAGGTATCGGAATGGCTTTATATGGTTTTGGAGTATGGTGCCTAGTAGGGCAACAACTCTCCCGCCAATTTCTAGATACTTTATTTTTGTGGATTTTTACAAAGTGGTATCCTAAGATTCAGTTTTCCATGAAGTCATTCAAGGAGTTATTCGGATTCGGATGGAAATTGTTGGTATCAGGGCTTATAAATACTATTTGGAATGAGACATATCAATTGGTTATTGGAAAATGTTATACTCCAGCCACTTTAGGACAATATACTCGTGCCCATCAGTTTTCTTCCATATCCTCTAGTAATTTGACTTCAATAGTACAAAGGGTTAGTTATCCTATATTAAGTGAACTTCAGGATGATAGGGAGAGGTTAAAAGCAGGTTATAAAAGAGTGATTAAAGTTACTATGCTTGTAGCATTTGTTTTAATGCTGGGATTAGCAGCTATTGCGGAGCCGATGATCGTAAGCCTTATCGGAGAACAATGGCTTCCTGCAGTTCCGATGTTGCAAATTGTTTGTTTTAGTATGATGCTCTATCCATTGCATGCTATAAATTTGAATATGTTACAAGTACAGGGAAGAAGTGATTTATTCTTGAAACTTGAAATTATTAAAAAAATTGTAGCAGTAGGACCTCTTTTGTTAGGAATCTTTGTCGGTATATATTGGATGCTCATAGGTAGTGTGATGACAGGATTTTTTGCATATTATCTGAATGCCAGGTATTCAGGTCCGTTTTTAAAATACAGTATAACAGAACAGATAAAAGATATTCTTCCGAGTTTCGGGGTGGCTCTGACTATGGCTTTGGTCGTTTATGTCATTTCTTACATCAATATATCTGCTATGTGGTTATTATTGATTCAAATAACAGTAGGAGCATTGATAACATTCGTTTTATGTGAATTATTCAAACTTGAAGAATATGTGGAAATAAAAAGTATTGCATTATCAATGCTGTCTAAATTAAGAAAATAA
- a CDS encoding UpxY family transcription antiterminator — translation MIGDKKMNWYVAHTRVNQELFIKKKLDELGIENFLPCEEQVRETPLGRKMIRVLLIHGMIFIRTDKATSFSLINEYALNIIYLKDIEGHHTLIVPDKQMEDFMFLLDFSPDGVEILNKDLKRGDKVRVIKGPLQGLKGELVRLRGHKRVVIRLEGVASIATSYIPGSFLERIE, via the coding sequence ATGATCGGGGATAAGAAAATGAATTGGTATGTCGCTCACACGCGGGTAAACCAAGAATTATTTATCAAGAAAAAACTGGACGAGTTGGGAATCGAGAACTTCCTCCCGTGTGAGGAGCAGGTGCGGGAAACTCCGCTTGGCCGGAAGATGATTCGTGTGCTTTTGATTCACGGGATGATTTTTATCCGCACGGATAAAGCCACAAGCTTCTCTTTGATCAACGAGTATGCTTTAAATATCATTTACCTAAAAGATATAGAGGGACACCATACCTTGATTGTTCCCGACAAGCAGATGGAAGATTTCATGTTCCTTTTGGATTTCTCCCCAGATGGGGTAGAGATATTGAATAAGGATTTAAAGCGGGGAGATAAAGTGCGAGTGATCAAAGGGCCTTTGCAGGGATTGAAAGGTGAGTTGGTACGTTTGAGGGGGCACAAACGGGTCGTGATCCGTTTGGAAGGGGTGGCATCAATAGCTACGTCTTATATTCCGGGTTCATTCTTAGAGAGAATAGAGTAA
- a CDS encoding 3-hydroxybutyryl-CoA dehydrogenase — MKICVVGTGTMGNGIAQTFAQAGHDVLLKGRSEASLGKAHKAIEKSLSKLVEKGKMEAAEKDAINARIKDTMAYEDCKDADLVIEVVAEDMATKNEIFKTLDAICKPEAILATNTSSLSITEIAAATSRPEKVIGMHFFNPVPMMKLVEVIKGQLTSQEVHDKVMAIAAEVGKTPVSVNEAPGFVVNRILIPMVNEGIGIYADGVATKEEIDEAMKLGANHPMGPLALGDLIGLDVCLAIMEVLYNEFGDSKYRPHPLLRKMVRANLLGRKTGIGFYDYRK, encoded by the coding sequence ATGAAAATTTGCGTTGTAGGTACAGGTACGATGGGTAATGGTATTGCCCAAACCTTTGCTCAAGCCGGGCATGACGTGTTGTTAAAAGGTCGTTCAGAGGCATCTTTAGGTAAAGCTCATAAGGCTATCGAGAAGAGCCTTTCCAAGTTGGTGGAAAAAGGCAAGATGGAAGCTGCCGAGAAGGATGCTATCAATGCCCGCATCAAGGACACGATGGCATACGAGGATTGTAAAGATGCCGATTTAGTGATCGAGGTGGTTGCCGAGGATATGGCAACCAAGAACGAGATATTCAAAACATTGGATGCGATCTGCAAGCCGGAAGCAATCCTGGCCACGAATACTTCTTCTCTTTCTATCACGGAAATTGCTGCCGCAACGAGTCGTCCGGAGAAAGTGATCGGTATGCACTTCTTTAATCCGGTGCCGATGATGAAATTGGTTGAGGTGATTAAAGGGCAGTTGACTTCCCAGGAGGTTCACGACAAGGTGATGGCAATCGCTGCAGAAGTGGGTAAAACCCCGGTAAGCGTGAACGAGGCTCCCGGTTTCGTGGTAAATAGAATCCTGATCCCGATGGTGAACGAGGGTATTGGAATTTACGCTGACGGTGTTGCTACCAAGGAAGAGATTGACGAGGCCATGAAATTAGGGGCTAACCACCCGATGGGACCTTTGGCTTTGGGAGACTTGATCGGTTTGGACGTGTGTCTGGCTATCATGGAAGTGCTGTATAATGAATTCGGTGATTCCAAGTATCGCCCTCACCCGTTATTACGGAAGATGGTTCGTGCCAACTTGTTGGGACGTAAGACTGGAATCGGTTTCTATGATTATCGGAAATAG
- a CDS encoding KilA-N domain-containing protein codes for MAKIIVQNTQITVLNFEKQDYISLTDMASAKEGDNRAADVIKNWIRNRYTIEFLGTWEVIHNSNFKVVEFDHFRKSAGLPSFVLSASEWIECTNAIGIIVRKGRYGGTYAHKDIAFEFGSAISVPFKLYLIEEFQRLKAEEQRQLGWSAKRELSKINYHIHTDAIKQNLIPPEVTPTQASVIYANEADVLNVAMFGMTAKQWREMNPTQKGNIRDYATINELICLSNMENLNAVFIEQSIAQRERLVKLNQIAIHQMSVLESRDNNDRKLLK; via the coding sequence ATGGCGAAGATTATTGTTCAAAATACACAGATTACGGTTCTCAATTTTGAAAAACAGGACTATATATCTCTTACTGACATGGCTTCTGCCAAAGAGGGGGACAATAGAGCAGCAGATGTAATTAAGAACTGGATAAGAAACCGTTATACAATCGAATTCCTTGGTACATGGGAAGTTATCCATAATTCCAATTTTAAAGTGGTCGAATTCGACCACTTTAGAAAGAGTGCGGGCCTACCGTCTTTTGTACTAAGTGCTTCCGAATGGATAGAATGTACCAATGCCATCGGTATTATCGTAAGAAAAGGGCGTTACGGAGGAACTTATGCCCATAAGGATATTGCATTTGAATTCGGTTCTGCAATCAGTGTTCCTTTCAAGCTCTATCTTATTGAGGAATTTCAGCGTTTGAAGGCGGAAGAACAACGGCAACTCGGCTGGTCGGCAAAGCGTGAACTATCGAAAATCAACTATCACATACATACCGATGCCATCAAACAAAACCTTATCCCACCAGAAGTTACTCCAACACAAGCAAGCGTTATTTACGCCAATGAAGCTGACGTACTGAACGTAGCAATGTTCGGTATGACCGCAAAACAATGGCGAGAAATGAATCCCACGCAGAAAGGTAACATCCGTGATTATGCTACTATCAACGAACTTATCTGTTTGTCGAACATGGAGAACCTAAATGCCGTGTTTATCGAACAGAGTATAGCACAAAGAGAGCGTCTTGTTAAGCTAAATCAAATAGCCATTCATCAAATGAGTGTATTGGAAAGTCGTGATAATAACGATAGAAAATTGCTAAAATAA
- a CDS encoding porin, with amino-acid sequence MKKYILFPVVLVALVLSSNMVKAQAEDVSNPLLQYINKDKGIRFTAGARLFADVAYYHSEYTPMKSGAALTDARIRTSLTYGPLYFYADFDFSKGTFKQKNIFVRYNFHESAYGIHSVKAGYFNEPSSMSLNASLYNYHFISRAAPAMALSAGRGLGITYKYYDATFFADQGLFAENKYNDQISGFQGVSLSGRWLYKPLNNEFITLHVGASFRYGRINTGEVVNNVFKTNVELESNMQTYVDGTTEFLNAQVPWAKNTITVGPEVLVVTSNMFLRGEYIYKRLYKKRNDEALFENQLGGVWSWTTLASWQAGNPIRSSKFQGAYVEMGYLLCGEGYGYDDEYGLLRGSNERGDLEIVARYSYTDLNDINKGDFFLIGKQVFYPGGVVADYPAVSTSIGGGRLHAATIGVNYTFNQYVKVMGEYQYSNLKNVYFPLDKNFHQLQMRLMVSF; translated from the coding sequence ATGAAAAAATATATATTATTTCCTGTTGTATTAGTCGCCCTCGTGTTGTCGTCTAATATGGTGAAAGCTCAGGCCGAGGATGTTTCCAATCCTCTTTTACAATATATCAATAAGGATAAAGGAATTCGTTTCACGGCAGGCGCCCGTTTGTTTGCTGATGTGGCTTATTATCATTCGGAGTACACGCCGATGAAGTCGGGGGCAGCGCTCACGGATGCTCGCATACGGACGTCGTTGACATACGGACCGTTGTATTTTTACGCTGATTTCGATTTTTCGAAAGGAACTTTCAAGCAAAAGAATATTTTCGTGCGATATAATTTTCACGAATCGGCGTACGGGATTCATAGCGTGAAGGCGGGCTATTTTAACGAACCGTCGAGTATGAGTCTGAACGCGAGTTTGTATAATTACCATTTTATTTCCCGTGCGGCTCCGGCCATGGCTTTATCGGCCGGGCGTGGTTTGGGGATTACCTACAAGTATTATGATGCCACTTTCTTCGCGGATCAAGGGCTTTTCGCTGAGAACAAGTATAATGATCAGATTTCCGGTTTCCAAGGAGTAAGCTTGAGTGGACGCTGGTTGTACAAGCCGCTTAATAATGAGTTTATAACCTTACACGTGGGAGCCTCTTTCCGCTACGGACGGATTAACACGGGTGAGGTGGTGAATAACGTGTTCAAGACGAATGTGGAGTTGGAGTCGAATATGCAGACCTACGTGGACGGTACGACGGAATTTCTGAACGCGCAGGTGCCTTGGGCGAAGAATACGATCACGGTAGGGCCGGAAGTGCTGGTGGTTACCAGTAATATGTTTTTGCGGGGCGAGTATATTTACAAGAGATTGTACAAGAAAAGAAATGACGAGGCTTTGTTCGAGAATCAGTTGGGAGGCGTTTGGAGCTGGACTACCTTGGCATCCTGGCAGGCCGGAAACCCGATACGGAGTTCCAAGTTCCAAGGGGCGTACGTGGAAATGGGATACTTGCTTTGCGGTGAAGGATACGGTTATGACGACGAGTACGGATTGTTGCGGGGAAGTAACGAGAGAGGAGATCTGGAGATTGTGGCCCGTTACAGTTACACGGATTTGAATGACATTAATAAAGGTGATTTCTTTTTAATTGGTAAGCAGGTATTTTATCCCGGGGGAGTGGTGGCAGATTACCCGGCCGTGTCAACGAGTATTGGCGGGGGACGGTTACATGCGGCCACGATTGGCGTGAACTACACGTTCAACCAGTACGTGAAGGTGATGGGCGAGTACCAGTATAGTAATTTAAAGAATGTTTATTTCCCGTTGGATAAGAATTTCCATCAGTTGCAGATGCGTTTGATGGTGTCGTTCTGA
- a CDS encoding outer membrane beta-barrel family protein — protein MKKHITQLLFSLLTFCTNTDIYAQENEKKTKSPWSGSVSLNYDFTNNFTGNVNLGYTQKNWDLFLDYSGHSDRIEISSELFRSFSAETSQLLETEQHHLSHSIALQLDMRPSSRNLFLWNLKLQFPKITTNRDINNRTQTKEYDLHHRIAFSRKTIEGSLFYKHIYETNKHELSLNGIFSHTKDSRPSTYQIDDILTHTSTGNEKPEFVRLQMDYLYTFENQGQFETGIQFFSRWNKTRYNLHGTEETLDNWLSNLPLNDGLNHHEYIYTAHLSYSRQQGEFWLYKIGLHADYDITHTKLMENTDKHNFDRFYFYPHLTLQYTPSDQQELAFHFTRKATRPDYTQLNPFTNPIDHQTFEQGNPLLRPEITNRAEINYLLHGEKIQLNGNFYFNSTERFITPVTLFSENNTLTLSYTNGSMENKVGLDINLSGSPTSWMTITPSISLVHAHANGKYQGINLHVDDFSWSGNLELNLNSKKHTEFQALFSYQSPTKVPQFKIEENYYLDLAIKQGFFNNRLQVSFSVSDVFDTSEWQARSNTDTYRLANYSKEATHAYWIGLTFNFNNFTSRSSADDSHPQKRQVIQLGQ, from the coding sequence ATGAAAAAGCACATCACACAACTCCTCTTCAGCCTTCTTACCTTTTGCACGAATACGGACATTTACGCTCAAGAAAACGAGAAAAAGACCAAGAGCCCATGGAGCGGCTCTGTTTCCCTCAACTATGATTTCACGAACAATTTCACGGGAAACGTAAACTTGGGATATACACAAAAGAATTGGGATCTATTCCTAGATTATTCCGGACATTCGGATCGGATTGAAATCAGCAGTGAGTTATTTCGCTCTTTTTCGGCAGAAACATCTCAACTATTAGAGACAGAACAACACCATTTAAGCCATTCCATAGCCCTCCAATTGGATATGCGACCCTCTTCTCGCAATCTTTTCCTATGGAATCTCAAACTACAATTCCCCAAGATCACGACAAACCGGGATATAAATAATCGCACGCAAACAAAAGAATATGACCTACACCATCGAATAGCATTCAGCCGGAAAACAATTGAAGGTTCCTTATTCTACAAACACATCTACGAAACAAACAAACACGAACTATCGCTAAACGGGATCTTCTCCCACACGAAAGATTCCCGTCCAAGCACGTATCAAATCGATGATATCCTCACCCATACCTCTACCGGAAACGAGAAACCGGAATTCGTCCGCCTGCAAATGGATTATCTCTATACATTCGAAAATCAAGGCCAATTCGAAACCGGAATTCAATTTTTTTCCAGATGGAACAAAACCCGATACAATCTTCACGGCACGGAAGAAACCCTCGACAATTGGTTATCAAATTTGCCCCTTAACGACGGCCTCAACCACCATGAATACATCTACACGGCACATCTCTCCTACTCCCGACAACAAGGAGAATTTTGGCTCTATAAAATAGGGCTACACGCCGATTACGATATTACCCACACCAAGCTCATGGAAAACACGGACAAACATAATTTTGATCGATTCTACTTTTACCCGCACTTAACACTCCAATACACGCCTTCTGATCAGCAAGAACTGGCCTTTCATTTTACTAGAAAGGCCACACGCCCGGATTACACCCAACTAAACCCATTTACAAATCCGATCGACCACCAAACATTCGAGCAAGGTAACCCGCTATTACGCCCCGAAATCACGAACCGGGCCGAAATCAATTATCTTCTACACGGGGAAAAGATCCAGCTGAACGGGAATTTTTATTTCAATTCCACCGAAAGGTTTATCACCCCCGTCACGTTATTTTCGGAAAACAACACGTTAACCCTGTCTTACACGAATGGTAGCATGGAAAACAAGGTCGGCTTGGACATCAATCTATCCGGATCTCCCACCTCATGGATGACAATCACACCTTCCATATCCCTCGTCCACGCTCATGCCAACGGGAAATATCAAGGAATAAACCTTCATGTTGACGATTTCTCCTGGTCGGGCAACTTGGAATTAAACTTAAATTCTAAAAAACATACCGAATTTCAGGCCCTCTTCTCTTATCAATCACCAACAAAGGTTCCACAATTCAAAATTGAAGAGAATTACTATCTCGATCTGGCAATCAAACAAGGCTTCTTTAATAATCGCCTTCAAGTCAGTTTCTCCGTTTCCGACGTCTTCGACACTTCCGAATGGCAAGCCCGTTCAAACACTGACACCTATCGTCTGGCAAATTACAGCAAAGAAGCCACCCATGCTTACTGGATCGGGCTAACATTCAATTTCAACAACTTTACATCCCGTTCATCAGCAGACGATTCTCACCCGCAAAAACGCCAAGTAATACAACTAGGACAATAA
- a CDS encoding tetratricopeptide repeat protein: MRKVTLLLMTLVAITSMATGQVDVSAVNKPIELLNEANTDIENGDYKDAVQKLIAANRLNPKLREVYSSLNTACTHTNQISLLKEFLVKGKGIFEEDDELCYYLGNIYQNQQNYAAAIKEYSLAIQYAKKNGEEYELVYAYYLNRGNCYLKQREFAKAIPDYTYSLKLNKDNGAIYANRGIAYFSTGKRKEACADWRKAKSLGVTSVNAYINRYCR; this comes from the coding sequence ATGAGAAAAGTCACTTTGTTATTGATGACCTTGGTTGCTATAACCAGTATGGCAACAGGTCAGGTTGACGTGAGTGCGGTCAATAAACCGATCGAGTTGTTGAACGAGGCAAACACGGATATTGAAAATGGAGATTATAAAGATGCTGTTCAAAAATTGATCGCGGCTAATCGATTGAATCCGAAATTGAGGGAGGTTTACTCGTCTTTGAATACAGCTTGTACTCACACGAACCAGATTTCTTTGCTGAAGGAGTTTCTAGTGAAAGGAAAGGGGATATTTGAGGAAGATGATGAGCTTTGTTATTATTTGGGAAATATTTACCAGAATCAACAGAATTACGCGGCAGCCATAAAGGAGTATTCTCTGGCAATACAGTATGCCAAGAAAAATGGGGAAGAGTACGAGTTGGTATATGCTTATTACTTGAACCGGGGGAATTGTTACTTGAAACAGCGTGAATTCGCAAAGGCGATACCGGATTATACCTATTCTCTCAAGCTGAACAAGGATAACGGTGCTATTTACGCGAACCGGGGAATTGCTTATTTCAGTACCGGAAAACGCAAGGAGGCGTGTGCCGATTGGAGGAAAGCTAAATCACTGGGAGTGACGAGTGTGAATGCTTACATTAATCGCTATTGTCGATAG
- a CDS encoding MarC family protein — MSFSDISIQELASAFMVLFAVIDITGAVPIINDIQNKGHKISAIKAALASYILLVAFLFVGDGLLNLFSVDISSFAVAGSLVIFVLAVEMIFGIPIFKNDGPSGTASIVPLVFPLIVGAGTLTTLLALRAEYHTINIIIALTLNIIVVYFVLKNVSLVEKVFGKGGVYILRKFLGIILLAISVKLFTSNLTSLIDIFK; from the coding sequence ATGAGTTTTTCAGACATTAGTATACAAGAACTTGCAAGTGCATTCATGGTCCTGTTTGCCGTAATTGACATCACGGGAGCCGTGCCTATCATTAATGATATTCAAAATAAAGGACACAAAATTAGTGCCATAAAAGCCGCTCTGGCATCGTATATTCTTCTCGTGGCATTCCTTTTCGTTGGGGATGGTCTGCTCAACTTGTTCAGCGTGGACATTTCCTCGTTTGCCGTGGCCGGATCCCTCGTGATCTTCGTACTGGCAGTAGAAATGATATTCGGAATCCCTATTTTCAAAAATGACGGTCCATCAGGAACGGCATCCATTGTACCGCTAGTATTCCCCTTGATCGTGGGAGCCGGAACATTAACGACGTTGTTGGCTTTACGGGCGGAATATCATACCATCAATATTATTATCGCCTTAACCCTAAACATTATTGTTGTCTATTTCGTACTAAAAAATGTATCGCTGGTCGAAAAGGTATTCGGGAAAGGCGGGGTTTATATATTACGTAAATTCTTAGGTATCATTCTCCTCGCCATTTCGGTTAAACTCTTTACCAGCAACCTCACATCACTGATTGATATTTTCAAATAG
- a CDS encoding short-chain-enoyl-CoA hydratase gives MAYTKLIVEKQDNICTVKINNPEALNALNSTILKELDAAFSAIGEDDSVDVVILTGEGRSFVAGADISQMSTLNAVEGKAFGELGAAVFRKIELLNKVVIAGVNGFALGGGCELAMACDIRIASVKAKFGQPEVGLGITPGFSGTQRLPRIVGLGKAKELIYTADVIVAEEAYRIGLVNKVVEPEALMDECMAMAKKIAAKAPLAVRYAKEAINRGVETDIDTGISIESNLFGLCFSTEDQKEGMQAFLGKRGAEFKKR, from the coding sequence ATGGCGTATACGAAACTAATTGTCGAGAAACAGGATAATATTTGCACGGTTAAAATTAATAACCCGGAGGCGTTGAATGCTTTGAATTCGACGATTTTGAAAGAATTGGATGCTGCCTTCTCGGCTATCGGAGAGGATGATAGTGTTGATGTTGTCATTCTGACGGGTGAAGGACGCTCGTTCGTGGCGGGAGCGGATATATCCCAGATGAGTACGTTGAACGCGGTGGAGGGGAAAGCGTTTGGAGAGCTGGGAGCGGCTGTTTTCCGCAAAATCGAATTGTTGAACAAGGTGGTTATTGCCGGTGTAAATGGTTTCGCGCTAGGGGGTGGATGTGAGTTAGCCATGGCTTGTGACATCCGTATCGCTTCGGTGAAAGCTAAATTCGGACAACCGGAAGTAGGTTTGGGGATCACCCCGGGATTCTCCGGTACGCAACGGTTACCGCGTATCGTGGGATTGGGTAAGGCAAAAGAGCTGATCTACACGGCAGACGTGATTGTCGCCGAGGAGGCCTATCGTATCGGGTTGGTGAACAAGGTGGTGGAACCGGAAGCGCTGATGGATGAATGTATGGCCATGGCGAAGAAGATCGCGGCAAAGGCCCCGCTGGCTGTGCGTTATGCTAAAGAGGCGATTAACCGGGGAGTGGAGACAGATATTGACACGGGTATTTCGATCGAAAGTAATTTGTTCGGGTTGTGTTTTTCAACCGAGGATCAGAAAGAAGGAATGCAGGCATTTCTAGGCAAAAGAGGAGCGGAATTCAAGAAAAGATAA
- a CDS encoding glycerophosphodiester phosphodiesterase family protein, giving the protein MIKKFFHAVMACGVIALVMSCEDQKFNNINVDVDKVELDHLTPDMIKVRDYVPEYAVVAHRGSTFWTPEETEAAYRWAREIGADYLECDMQVSKDGVVLALHDDNLKRTTNIENVFGETIPYEIRKAYYQKIGYSAEEADALVKEDAKNFVPNLPAYYTYEELMMLDAGTWFNETSIEQARPSFASQHQYISTLEDLVAYSKGKMLERDAQGKRVFTMGQKTGEKIKSLSGTADVIKYTFGYVDDPKDTGNRPGIYIEFKEPWLNPTGFEEIVYKELDRLGMNIITQPEPESNPFYVNGKVNTGNTNGKVILQTFSLESLVRVAEHFEGKVPMCFLLWKGTGATDITYDDPLGYASFINLGVKYKAHFIGPCIAGAPNNYPELNQPWQDYLIHKAGMKNHPYTFDTYDQMAKYFGQYNFGVEIDGKYKAPYLDALFTNHSDMSINYMITQGWRKSPASETLVDAKVVLERLGY; this is encoded by the coding sequence ATGATTAAAAAGTTTTTTCATGCAGTGATGGCATGCGGGGTGATAGCCTTGGTCATGTCGTGTGAAGATCAAAAATTCAACAACATAAATGTCGATGTCGACAAGGTTGAATTGGATCATTTGACTCCCGATATGATTAAAGTGCGGGATTACGTGCCGGAGTATGCTGTTGTCGCTCACCGGGGATCGACGTTCTGGACCCCTGAGGAGACGGAAGCAGCGTATCGCTGGGCGAGAGAAATTGGGGCTGACTATCTGGAATGTGATATGCAGGTTTCGAAAGATGGGGTGGTGTTGGCATTGCATGATGACAACTTGAAACGGACCACGAATATCGAGAACGTGTTCGGGGAGACTATCCCTTACGAGATTAGGAAAGCGTATTACCAGAAGATCGGCTACTCGGCCGAGGAGGCTGATGCGTTGGTGAAAGAGGATGCCAAGAATTTTGTTCCGAATCTTCCGGCTTATTATACCTACGAGGAGTTGATGATGCTGGATGCCGGAACATGGTTTAATGAAACGAGTATCGAACAGGCCCGCCCGAGCTTTGCCTCACAACATCAATACATTTCTACATTGGAGGATCTCGTGGCTTATTCCAAGGGGAAAATGCTGGAACGGGACGCGCAGGGAAAACGAGTGTTCACGATGGGACAGAAGACCGGAGAGAAGATTAAAAGTTTAAGCGGTACAGCCGACGTGATCAAGTATACGTTCGGTTACGTGGATGATCCGAAAGACACGGGAAACCGTCCGGGAATTTATATCGAGTTTAAGGAGCCGTGGCTGAATCCTACCGGGTTCGAGGAGATTGTCTACAAGGAACTGGATCGTTTGGGAATGAATATTATCACGCAGCCGGAACCGGAAAGCAACCCATTCTACGTGAATGGCAAGGTGAACACGGGGAACACGAATGGTAAGGTGATTCTGCAGACCTTCTCGTTGGAGAGCCTGGTGAGGGTAGCCGAGCATTTTGAAGGCAAGGTCCCGATGTGTTTCTTGTTGTGGAAAGGTACGGGAGCGACGGATATCACGTATGACGATCCGCTGGGTTATGCCTCGTTTATTAATCTGGGAGTGAAGTACAAGGCTCATTTTATCGGACCGTGTATTGCCGGAGCCCCGAATAATTACCCGGAACTGAACCAACCGTGGCAGGATTACTTGATTCACAAGGCTGGAATGAAGAATCATCCCTACACGTTTGACACGTATGACCAGATGGCCAAGTATTTCGGACAATATAATTTCGGTGTTGAGATTGACGGGAAATATAAAGCACCTTATCTGGATGCATTGTTTACGAACCATTCTGATATGAGTATCAACTATATGATTACTCAAGGCTGGCGAAAGAGTCCGGCTTCCGAGACGTTGGTTGATGCGAAGGTGGTGTTGGAGAGATTAGGTTACTAA